The following coding sequences lie in one Sinorhizobium fredii USDA 257 genomic window:
- the ilvD gene encoding dihydroxy-acid dehydratase, whose translation MPAYRSRTTTHGRNMAGARGLWRATGMKDSDFGKPIIAVVNSFTQFVPGHVHLKDLGQLVAREIEAAGGVAKEFNTIAVDDGIAMGHDGMLYSLPSREIIADSVEYMVNAHCADAMVCISNCDKITPGMLMAALRLNIPAVFVSGGPMEAGKVVLHGKTHALDLVDAMVAAADDSVSDEDVKVIERSACPTCGSCSGMFTANSMNCLTEALGLSLPGNGSTLATHADRKRLFVEAGHLVVDLARRYYEQDDDRILPRSVASKKAFENAMALDIAMGGSTNTVLHILAAAYEGEVDFTMDDIDRLSRKVPCLSKVAPAKADVHMEDVHRAGGIMSILGELEKGGLINRECPTVHSETIGDAIDRWDITRTSSETVRNFFRAAPGGIPTQVAFSQAARWDELDTDREKGVIRSVEHPFSKDGGLAVLKGNIALDGCIVKTAGVDESILKFSGPARVFESQDASVKAILGNEIKAGDVVVIRYEGPKGGPGMQEMLYPTSYLKSKGLGKACALITDGRFSGGTSGLSIGHVSPEAANGGTIGLVREGDIIDIDIPNRTISLRVEEAELASRRAEQDAKGWKPAEQRKRRVTTALKAYAAFATSADRGAVRDLGDR comes from the coding sequence ATGCCTGCCTATCGCTCCCGCACCACCACTCACGGCCGCAACATGGCCGGCGCCCGCGGCCTCTGGCGCGCGACGGGCATGAAGGACAGCGACTTCGGCAAGCCGATCATTGCGGTGGTGAACTCCTTCACCCAATTCGTGCCCGGTCACGTGCATCTCAAGGACCTCGGCCAGCTCGTCGCCCGCGAGATCGAGGCGGCGGGCGGCGTCGCCAAGGAATTCAACACCATCGCAGTCGACGACGGCATTGCCATGGGCCATGACGGCATGCTTTATTCGCTGCCGTCGCGCGAAATCATCGCCGACAGCGTCGAATACATGGTCAACGCCCATTGCGCCGACGCCATGGTCTGCATCTCCAACTGCGACAAGATCACCCCCGGCATGCTGATGGCGGCCTTGCGCCTCAACATCCCCGCCGTCTTCGTCTCCGGCGGGCCGATGGAGGCGGGCAAGGTCGTGCTGCACGGCAAGACGCACGCGCTCGACCTCGTCGACGCCATGGTCGCGGCCGCCGACGACAGTGTTTCCGACGAGGACGTCAAGGTCATCGAGCGGTCCGCCTGTCCGACCTGCGGCTCCTGCTCCGGCATGTTCACGGCCAACTCGATGAACTGTCTGACCGAGGCGCTCGGCCTGTCGCTGCCCGGCAACGGCTCGACGCTCGCCACCCATGCGGACCGCAAGCGCCTCTTCGTCGAGGCCGGCCATCTCGTCGTCGACCTGGCGCGGCGCTATTACGAGCAGGACGACGACCGTATCCTGCCGCGCTCGGTCGCGAGCAAGAAGGCCTTCGAGAACGCCATGGCGCTCGACATCGCCATGGGCGGCTCGACCAACACCGTCCTGCACATCCTCGCCGCCGCCTATGAAGGCGAGGTCGACTTCACCATGGACGACATCGACCGGCTGTCGCGCAAGGTTCCCTGCCTGTCGAAGGTAGCACCGGCAAAAGCCGACGTGCACATGGAAGACGTGCATCGCGCCGGCGGCATCATGTCGATCCTCGGTGAACTGGAAAAAGGCGGCCTCATCAACCGCGAGTGCCCGACCGTGCACAGCGAGACGATCGGCGACGCCATCGATCGCTGGGACATCACCCGCACGTCGAGCGAAACGGTCCGCAACTTCTTCCGCGCCGCCCCCGGCGGCATCCCGACCCAGGTCGCCTTCAGCCAGGCGGCGCGCTGGGACGAACTCGACACCGACCGCGAGAAGGGCGTCATCCGCTCGGTCGAACATCCCTTCTCCAAGGACGGCGGCCTCGCCGTCCTGAAGGGCAATATCGCGCTCGACGGCTGCATCGTGAAGACGGCCGGCGTCGACGAGAGCATCTTGAAGTTCTCCGGTCCGGCCCGGGTCTTCGAGAGCCAGGACGCCTCCGTCAAGGCGATCCTCGGCAACGAGATCAAGGCCGGCGACGTGGTCGTCATCCGCTATGAAGGTCCGAAGGGCGGACCCGGCATGCAGGAAATGCTCTATCCGACGAGCTACCTGAAGTCGAAGGGCCTCGGCAAGGCCTGCGCGCTGATCACCGACGGCCGCTTCTCCGGCGGTACCTCCGGTCTCTCGATCGGCCACGTCTCGCCCGAGGCGGCGAATGGCGGCACGATCGGGCTCGTCCGCGAAGGCGACATCATCGATATCGATATCCCCAACCGCACCATCAGCCTGCGCGTCGAGGAAGCCGAGCTTGCCAGCCGCCGCGCGGAGCAGGACGCCAAGGGATGGAAGCCGGCCGAACAGCGCAAGCGTCGGGTGACGACGGCGCTCAAGGCCTATGCCGCCTTCGCGACCTCCGCCGACCGCGGGGCTGTCCGGGACCTGGGCGACCGCTAA
- a CDS encoding nucleoside 2-deoxyribosyltransferase codes for MAKKVYLAGPEVFLPNAREMLDQKASLTRAAGLIPLSPGDLKIPPTNSKRDRAAAISAVDEQMMLEADAIIANLTPFRGIAADTGTTFELGFMCALGKPVFAYTNVARDHTDRVVEHFKGAVAPDAEGRLRDPDGLSVEDFGLIDNLMLHSGIERRGGIIIVGDAARDAVYTDLAAFEKCLAAAARKLSET; via the coding sequence ATGGCGAAGAAAGTCTACCTGGCCGGACCCGAGGTCTTCCTGCCCAATGCGCGCGAAATGCTCGATCAAAAGGCGTCGCTGACGCGTGCCGCCGGATTGATCCCCCTGTCGCCGGGCGACCTGAAAATTCCGCCAACCAATTCGAAGCGGGATCGTGCGGCAGCGATCAGCGCCGTGGACGAACAGATGATGCTCGAGGCGGACGCGATCATCGCAAACCTGACGCCCTTTCGCGGCATCGCCGCCGACACCGGGACCACGTTCGAGCTCGGCTTCATGTGCGCGCTCGGCAAGCCGGTCTTTGCCTATACCAATGTGGCGCGCGACCACACCGACCGCGTTGTCGAACACTTCAAGGGCGCCGTCGCGCCTGATGCGGAAGGCCGGTTGCGCGACCCCGACGGGTTGTCGGTCGAGGATTTCGGCCTGATCGACAACCTCATGCTGCATTCCGGCATCGAACGCCGCGGCGGCATCATCATAGTCGGCGATGCAGCGAGGGACGCGGTCTACACCGACCTCGCGGCGTTCGAGAAATGCCTGGCCGCCGCGGCCCGCAAGCTCAGCGAAACGTGA
- a CDS encoding GFA family protein, with translation MKTTYKGSCHCGRIRYEVDVDLNAGTSRCNCSYCSKLRYWGASVKPENFRLLCEETGIGDYQFATMSGHHRFCMTCGAAPYGHGYVEEIGGAFVSINISCLDDIDPGVLAALPIQYMDGLHNNWWNAPAETKYM, from the coding sequence ATGAAGACGACCTACAAGGGTAGCTGCCATTGTGGACGGATTCGGTACGAGGTCGATGTCGACCTTAACGCCGGGACCAGTCGATGCAATTGTTCGTACTGCTCGAAACTGCGCTATTGGGGCGCGAGCGTGAAGCCGGAGAATTTTCGGCTCCTGTGCGAAGAGACCGGTATCGGAGACTATCAGTTCGCCACGATGAGCGGCCATCACCGGTTCTGCATGACATGCGGTGCCGCGCCCTACGGCCACGGCTATGTCGAAGAGATCGGCGGCGCCTTCGTCTCCATCAATATTTCGTGCCTCGACGATATCGATCCGGGGGTGCTTGCGGCCCTGCCGATCCAGTATATGGACGGGCTGCACAACAACTGGTGGAATGCGCCGGCCGAGACGAAATACATGTGA
- a CDS encoding MarR family winged helix-turn-helix transcriptional regulator: MSFPTRTPAGDAFAELAISVLRLAGHLNSEGDRLAEPSGQSSARWQVLAAAGHAPMSVAETARLLGLARQGVQRIADLLDAEGLIAYRSNPVHQRAKLMALTEKGEAALADIAGRQAIWANALGADLGEERLRQATALITEIVALLGERRTPS, translated from the coding sequence ATGAGCTTTCCCACGCGCACGCCCGCCGGCGATGCCTTTGCCGAATTGGCAATCTCCGTGCTTCGTCTCGCCGGTCACCTGAACTCGGAAGGAGATAGGCTTGCGGAGCCGTCCGGCCAGAGCAGTGCGCGATGGCAGGTGCTGGCGGCAGCCGGCCATGCGCCCATGTCCGTGGCGGAAACAGCCCGATTGCTGGGATTGGCCCGGCAAGGGGTGCAGCGCATCGCCGATCTTCTCGATGCCGAGGGATTGATCGCCTATCGGAGCAATCCGGTCCATCAGCGCGCCAAGTTGATGGCGCTAACCGAGAAAGGGGAGGCGGCGCTCGCCGACATCGCCGGCCGGCAGGCCATCTGGGCGAATGCGCTCGGAGCTGACTTAGGGGAAGAGAGGCTGCGGCAGGCAACGGCGCTGATCACGGAGATTGTCGCGCTTCTCGGCGAAAGGCGCACTCCATCCTGA
- a CDS encoding MarR family winged helix-turn-helix transcriptional regulator → MSKSPLIPFSTTIFVRDTCLCLHVQRAARALARRFDDALRPLDITNGQFSLMMSLNRPEPPSMSAVASLLAMDRTTLTAALKPLERRSLLETFVDPQDRRLRRLRLTEAGERLLAEAVPIWKRTHEAIDAQLGDAGPERLRADLLALT, encoded by the coding sequence ATGTCAAAGTCGCCGCTCATCCCTTTCTCGACCACGATCTTCGTCAGGGATACCTGCCTGTGCCTGCATGTCCAGCGCGCCGCCCGGGCGCTGGCCCGCCGTTTCGACGATGCGCTCAGGCCGCTCGACATCACCAATGGACAGTTCTCGCTGATGATGTCGCTCAATAGGCCGGAGCCGCCGAGCATGAGCGCGGTCGCGTCGCTCCTGGCCATGGATCGAACGACGCTGACTGCAGCGCTGAAGCCGCTGGAGCGTCGCAGTCTTCTGGAGACCTTCGTGGATCCGCAGGACAGACGACTGCGGCGCCTGCGACTGACGGAAGCGGGCGAGCGGCTGCTGGCTGAAGCCGTGCCAATCTGGAAGCGAACGCATGAGGCGATCGATGCGCAACTCGGCGACGCCGGCCCCGAGCGGCTGCGGGCCGACCTCCTCGCTCTTACATAG
- a CDS encoding DUF899 domain-containing protein — protein MGPNHAVVSQEEWLQARRSLLALEKEHSRLRDKINTQRQALPWVRLEKSYTFDTPEGPRTLAELFDGRGQLLVYHFMFGESWDAGCPSCSFLVDHFDGALPHLNHHDVTLVAASTAPLEKIEAYRQRMGWDFPWVSASGDFNGDFHVSFTPSEMAKDKVVYNFTEIDPKDAFEELPGLSAFYKDEDGTVYHTYSTYARGLEEMAGTLMLLDRAPRGRNERTNMDFVRRHDEYEDTPKRHACCD, from the coding sequence ATGGGACCGAACCACGCCGTCGTATCTCAGGAGGAATGGCTGCAGGCACGCAGATCGCTGCTGGCGCTGGAGAAGGAACATAGTCGGCTGCGGGACAAGATAAACACCCAACGTCAGGCATTGCCTTGGGTGCGGCTGGAGAAATCCTACACCTTCGATACACCGGAAGGCCCAAGAACGTTGGCGGAGCTCTTCGACGGACGTGGCCAGCTTCTCGTCTACCACTTTATGTTCGGCGAGAGCTGGGACGCCGGTTGCCCAAGCTGCTCCTTCCTTGTCGACCATTTCGATGGCGCCCTGCCGCATCTCAACCATCACGACGTCACGCTGGTTGCCGCATCTACCGCCCCGCTCGAGAAGATCGAGGCCTATCGACAGCGAATGGGCTGGGATTTCCCCTGGGTTTCCGCCTCGGGCGATTTCAACGGCGACTTCCACGTGTCCTTCACGCCCAGCGAAATGGCGAAGGACAAGGTCGTGTACAACTTCACCGAAATCGATCCTAAGGACGCCTTCGAGGAACTCCCTGGCCTCAGCGCCTTCTACAAAGACGAGGATGGGACCGTCTATCACACCTATTCGACCTATGCCCGTGGGCTGGAGGAAATGGCCGGCACCCTGATGCTTCTCGATCGCGCTCCCAGGGGGCGCAATGAACGCACGAATATGGATTTCGTCCGTCGTCATGATGAATACGAGGACACACCGAAGCGGCACGCCTGCTGCGACTGA
- a CDS encoding DUF1579 domain-containing protein, producing MKAEPQEEHRWLEQLLGEWTSEHSTGSAEASGPWVENVRSMQGLWVVCEGQGTMPDGNPGQTLMTLGFNPLTGRYVGTWVGSMMTHMWVYDGEIEDDGKTLALNCEGPDFENPGRSARYQDRITLIDANRRTLTARVQAEDGSWKEMMQAEYRRR from the coding sequence GTGAAAGCAGAGCCTCAGGAAGAACACCGTTGGCTGGAACAACTGCTCGGCGAATGGACGTCCGAACATTCGACCGGAAGCGCCGAGGCGAGTGGCCCATGGGTGGAGAATGTCCGCTCGATGCAAGGCCTCTGGGTGGTTTGTGAAGGGCAAGGCACTATGCCGGACGGGAATCCCGGCCAGACCCTGATGACGCTTGGGTTCAATCCGCTGACCGGTCGCTATGTCGGCACATGGGTCGGCTCCATGATGACCCATATGTGGGTCTATGACGGTGAGATCGAAGACGACGGCAAGACGCTTGCACTGAATTGCGAAGGCCCGGACTTTGAAAATCCCGGCAGATCGGCCAGATACCAGGACAGAATAACGCTGATCGATGCGAACCGCAGGACACTGACGGCCCGCGTCCAGGCCGAAGACGGAAGCTGGAAGGAAATGATGCAGGCGGAGTATCGCCGCCGATAG
- a CDS encoding VOC family protein produces MHGKFIWYELMTTDTKAAEAFYKSVVGWSARNADMPGMDYTLFSMGDHQVAGLMTMPDGALEMKVPPAWLGYVAVDDVDAAADKLAAAGGTVHRAPDDIPGVGRFAIVTDPHGAAFALFKGDGEPPPPMDQMAAGNVGWHELMAGDLDTAFDFYSKLFGWTKDQAMDMGEMGVYQIFAFNGQPIGGMMTKPKEIPAPPYWLYYFNVEALDAAIDRAKSGGAKIIQEPMEVPGGAWIVQCTDPQGALFALVAPKR; encoded by the coding sequence ATGCATGGGAAATTCATCTGGTACGAACTGATGACGACGGACACGAAGGCTGCGGAGGCCTTCTACAAGAGCGTCGTCGGCTGGTCCGCCCGCAATGCGGACATGCCTGGCATGGACTACACGCTATTCTCCATGGGCGACCACCAGGTGGCCGGTCTGATGACCATGCCCGACGGGGCGCTCGAGATGAAGGTGCCGCCGGCCTGGCTCGGCTATGTCGCGGTCGATGACGTCGACGCGGCCGCCGACAAGCTCGCCGCCGCGGGCGGCACCGTCCACCGCGCGCCGGACGACATTCCCGGCGTCGGCCGCTTCGCGATCGTCACCGACCCCCATGGCGCGGCCTTTGCCCTCTTCAAGGGCGATGGCGAGCCGCCGCCCCCCATGGACCAGATGGCCGCCGGCAATGTGGGCTGGCATGAACTGATGGCCGGCGACCTCGACACGGCCTTCGACTTCTATTCGAAACTGTTCGGCTGGACCAAGGACCAGGCGATGGATATGGGCGAGATGGGCGTTTACCAGATCTTCGCCTTCAACGGCCAGCCGATCGGCGGCATGATGACCAAGCCGAAGGAAATCCCCGCGCCCCCCTACTGGCTCTATTACTTCAACGTCGAGGCGCTGGATGCAGCGATCGATCGGGCCAAGTCCGGCGGTGCGAAGATCATTCAGGAGCCAATGGAAGTGCCCGGCGGCGCCTGGATCGTCCAATGCACCGATCCGCAGGGTGCGCTTTTCGCGCTCGTCGCACCGAAGCGCTGA
- a CDS encoding LysR family transcriptional regulator has translation MSRPSVNRSGEMEVFAKAVELGGFSAAARHFRMTPSAVSKLVLRLEERLGVRLVNRSTRKLQLTPEGHAFYERTTRVLADIDEAERCASAGESPTGRVRLNVNASFGTHILMPLVPEFRVRFPAVTLDIVQTDAVVDLMEARADVAVRAGPLKSSTLIARKLGATRMMIVAAPSYVERRGIPRSLDELRTHDRLGFCYARAVDGWPLRDAGETIVLAASGGVQVSDGEGLRQLALAGAGLARLAEFAVREDLRAGRLLPVLEELNPGDLEEIHAVFLGQGGALPSRVRAVLDFLASHARVTPVLPNGFNRQAAQASA, from the coding sequence ATGTCGCGACCCTCGGTCAACCGCTCGGGCGAAATGGAAGTCTTCGCCAAGGCAGTGGAACTCGGCGGCTTTTCCGCCGCGGCCCGCCACTTTCGCATGACGCCTTCGGCGGTCAGCAAGCTCGTGCTGCGTCTCGAAGAGCGGCTCGGCGTCCGGCTGGTAAACCGGTCAACGCGTAAGCTGCAGCTTACGCCGGAGGGGCATGCTTTCTACGAACGCACGACGCGGGTCCTCGCCGACATCGACGAGGCGGAGCGTTGCGCCTCGGCCGGTGAAAGCCCGACCGGCCGCGTGCGGCTGAATGTCAATGCGTCCTTCGGCACTCATATCCTGATGCCGCTGGTCCCTGAATTCCGCGTCCGCTTTCCGGCCGTCACGCTCGATATCGTCCAGACCGATGCGGTCGTCGACCTGATGGAGGCGCGCGCCGATGTGGCGGTCCGGGCAGGACCGCTCAAGAGCTCGACACTGATCGCCCGCAAGCTCGGCGCGACGCGGATGATGATCGTTGCGGCGCCTTCCTATGTGGAACGAAGAGGCATCCCCAGGAGCCTAGATGAACTGCGGACCCATGACCGGCTTGGCTTCTGCTATGCCCGCGCGGTCGACGGCTGGCCTCTCAGGGATGCGGGCGAAACGATCGTACTTGCCGCTTCGGGGGGCGTGCAGGTCAGCGATGGCGAGGGACTGCGGCAGCTCGCCCTTGCCGGCGCCGGGCTGGCCCGCCTCGCCGAGTTCGCCGTGCGCGAGGACCTTCGCGCCGGCCGGCTGCTGCCGGTGCTCGAGGAGTTGAATCCGGGCGATCTCGAGGAAATTCACGCCGTCTTTCTGGGGCAGGGCGGGGCTCTCCCTTCCCGCGTGCGCGCGGTTCTCGACTTTCTTGCCAGCCATGCCCGCGTCACGCCGGTGTTGCCCAATGGCTTCAACCGTCAGGCAGCGCAGGCGTCGGCATAG
- a CDS encoding aldo/keto reductase: MEYRRLGSSGLKVPALSFGAGTFGGKGPLFSAWGTTVEAEARRLIDICLEAGVNLFDTADVYSDGDSEVILGAAVKGRRDEVLLSTKMSLPVGNGPNDAGSSRARLVKGVDAALKRLGMDYIDLMQLHAFDAGTPVEEVLTTLDMLVRSGKLRYVGVSNFSGWQLMKSLAAADRHGYPRYVANQVYYSLVGRDYEWELMPLGLDQGVGALVWSPLGWGRLTGRIRRGEPWPEGSRLHDTAAFGPPVDDERLYDIVDVLEGISEETGRTVPQIAINWLLQRPTVSSVIIGARNEEQLRQNLGAVGWSLSADQVARLDAASATTAPYPHFPYYRQEGFARLNPPPV; this comes from the coding sequence ATGGAATACCGACGGCTTGGTTCGTCCGGATTGAAGGTGCCGGCGCTCAGCTTCGGCGCGGGCACATTCGGTGGCAAGGGTCCGCTTTTCAGCGCCTGGGGCACCACCGTCGAAGCGGAGGCCCGCCGCCTGATCGACATCTGCCTAGAGGCGGGCGTCAATCTTTTCGACACGGCCGACGTCTACTCCGACGGGGACTCCGAGGTCATCCTCGGAGCGGCGGTCAAGGGACGGCGCGACGAGGTGCTCCTGTCGACGAAGATGTCGCTGCCCGTCGGCAACGGACCGAACGATGCCGGCTCGTCCCGCGCGCGCCTCGTCAAAGGCGTCGACGCCGCCCTGAAGCGGCTCGGCATGGACTATATCGACCTGATGCAATTGCACGCCTTCGATGCCGGAACGCCGGTCGAGGAAGTGCTGACGACCCTCGACATGCTCGTGCGCTCCGGCAAGCTGCGCTATGTCGGCGTTTCCAATTTCTCCGGCTGGCAATTGATGAAATCGCTCGCCGCCGCCGACCGGCACGGCTATCCGCGTTACGTCGCCAATCAGGTCTACTACTCTCTCGTCGGTCGGGACTACGAATGGGAACTGATGCCGCTCGGCCTCGACCAGGGGGTCGGCGCGCTTGTCTGGAGCCCACTCGGCTGGGGTCGGCTGACCGGCAGGATACGCCGTGGCGAGCCGTGGCCGGAGGGAAGCCGACTGCACGACACCGCCGCTTTCGGCCCGCCCGTCGACGACGAAAGGCTCTACGACATCGTCGACGTGCTGGAAGGGATCTCGGAGGAAACCGGCAGGACTGTGCCGCAAATTGCCATCAACTGGCTCCTGCAGCGCCCGACCGTCTCGAGCGTCATTATCGGGGCGCGCAACGAGGAACAATTGCGCCAGAACCTCGGCGCCGTTGGCTGGTCGCTATCGGCCGACCAGGTCGCCCGCCTCGACGCCGCGAGCGCGACGACGGCGCCCTACCCCCACTTCCCCTACTACCGGCAGGAGGGCTTTGCCCGGCTCAATCCACCGCCGGTCTGA